In Mycolicibacter virginiensis, the DNA window TCACGTCCGGGCGGGGAACTCAGAACCAGGAGTTCCAGAACTGCGTCAGGCTCAAACCCCACGACACCAGCAGGCGCGGCACATCGAACAGGTCGAAGAACCACAACACCATGCCGAAGAACTTCTGATTCAGCATCGGCGACGCCAGCAGCAACATCAGCAGCACCAGCAGGCCCCACTGCTGGAACGGCGCCACGGCGCGTTGGGTGGCCGGACTCAGGTGGGGCTCCAGCGCGCCATAGCCGTCCAGGCCCGGCACCGGCAGCAGGTTCAGCACCACTGCGGTCAATTCCAGGAAGCCCAAAAACGCCACTCCGGACCAGAACACCGGGTGGGCGGGGTCGTAGAGGACGCGAGTGGCGCCCAGCAGCAGCACGGCCAGCACCAGGTTGGCGGCCGGGCCCGCCAGGCTGACCAGGGTGCGGCGCCGCGGCGTCATGAACGATGTCTGCACATAGACCGCCCCGCCGGGCAGCCCGATGCCGCCCAGCACGATGAACAGCATCGGCAGCACCAGGGACAGGCCTGGATGGGTGTAGCGCAGCGGGTTGAGGGTCAGATAGCCGCGCATCTGGGCGCCGTGGTCACCGAACCGCCACGCGGTGTAGGCGTGACCGAACTCGTGCAGACACAGTGAGACCAGCCAGCCGGCGATGACGAAGACGAACACCCCGGCGTAGGCGAGCGGCCGGATCTCTTCACCGGCCTGCCACGCCAGTGCACCGCCCAGGACCGTCACGGCTACCAGTGCCAGGAAGACCGGGCTGGGCCGTACCGCCTGCCCGCGCAGCGGATGCACGTTCACGCAGTAGAAGCTAGCCGACCAGCCTCCAGTCCTCGATGTGCCGATAAAAGGTGGACCGCTTCACTGTTCGGCTGCTGTAGCTGCCGTCGCGCACCACCAGCGCGCCGGTGGTGCCCAACTGGGCCGCGCGGCCCGCCACCCAGCGTCGTACCCGGCCGCGCCGGTCCGGGACACCGGCACGCACGCCCGGCGCGGTGCCCATCGGCTCGATCAACACCTCGGCCACGTCCCCGTCGAACAGGGCGGCATCGTCGACGATTCCCTCACCGTGCAGCACCGCGGCGCCGTCCACCGGCAGCCACCGGCCCACACCCACTAGGGCAGTGCCGGCGTCGTCGCGGACCAGCGGCACCGGCGCAGCGGCGCCCCGCCGGGCCCGCCGCGCAGCCCGCCACCCGGCCGGCAGCCGGTAGGCCGCGGTGGCCGGTGTGCGCCGTTGCGGCACGTACCCGACCTCGACATCGAGCCGGTCGACGCGTAGCAGCCGGGTCAACGTCTGCGCCAGGTCCGTGTCGCCGCCTACCACCACCAACCTGCGATAACGGGCGATGGCGGCATCCATGTCGCCGGTGCTCGTATCGGCGCCGACCTGCACTGTTGGCAGCCCCCGCAAGGGGCGAGGCAGCGGCCGTCCGGCAAACAGCAAGACGACGGTTTCGGGCGGCATCTTCAGGCTCTCGGTGCCGTTAGTGGCGTTCAACACGCTCCTTGTGAATCTCTTCAGATAGGCTCAGTCACCGGCTGGACCACAGTAAGCCAAGACAGTTAGCGAGAATTCCATGCCGGCAATCGTCGTCATCGGCGCCCAGTGGGGCGACGAGGGCAAAGGTAAAGCGACCGACCTACTCGGTGAACGAGTGCAGTGGGTGGTGCGCTACCAGGGTGGCAACAACGCCGGCCACACCGTGGTCCTGCCCACCGGGGAGAACTTCGCACTGCACCTGATCCCGTCCGGGGTCTTGTCGCCGCACGTCACCAACGTCATCGGCAACGGTGTGGTGGTCGATCCGGGTGTGCTGCTCGAGGAGCTGGCGGGCCTAGAACGCCGCGACGTGGACACCTCGCGGCTGCTGATCTCCGCCGATGCGCACCTGCTGATGCCCTATCACGTGGCCATCGACAAGGTGACCGAGCGCTACATGGGCAGCAAGAAGATCGGCACCACCGGCCGCGGCATCGGTCCCTGCTACCAGGACAAGATCGCCCGGATCGGGATCCGGGTCGCCGACGTGCTCGACCACGAGACGCTGGCCCAGAAGATCGAGGCCGCCCTGGACTTCAAGAACCAGGTGCTGGTCAAGATCTACAACCGCAAGGCACTGGAGCCCCAGCAGGTTCTCGAAGATCTGCTGGAGCAGGCCGAGGGCTTCAAG includes these proteins:
- a CDS encoding site-2 protease family protein, translated to MNVHPLRGQAVRPSPVFLALVAVTVLGGALAWQAGEEIRPLAYAGVFVFVIAGWLVSLCLHEFGHAYTAWRFGDHGAQMRGYLTLNPLRYTHPGLSLVLPMLFIVLGGIGLPGGAVYVQTSFMTPRRRTLVSLAGPAANLVLAVLLLGATRVLYDPAHPVFWSGVAFLGFLELTAVVLNLLPVPGLDGYGALEPHLSPATQRAVAPFQQWGLLVLLMLLLASPMLNQKFFGMVLWFFDLFDVPRLLVSWGLSLTQFWNSWF